A genomic segment from Nematostella vectensis chromosome 6, jaNemVect1.1, whole genome shotgun sequence encodes:
- the LOC5515108 gene encoding octopamine receptor beta-1R: MDYSYNSLDNSSHVVFLVRRSNVTLRPGTDSQYWLLSIFVPEAVAIVAGNILVLMAFLGSPILRKRKNFLLVNLAVADGLVGMVSMVIFLTINFAGSRSFSSFMLVYNLFTGQDVLFGSASIFALTSVALERMYATMYPLKHRVLSRRAYFACIAAVWSQALLLSLFAVFTSMELFMAFMLPSILLSLFTVSVCYSLIWYRIVQAGSIKGQNRQTDVTQVVSRERDRRLTVTLVIITVLSLITWLPFQLLNILLGAGCQCPVSHVVLWVTKFLQYGNSIVNPVVYALRMAGFRKVLRKQFAWAAAKNDMQVQSPTRREDRTSTTAVPRGSRKESVTQEHAL; this comes from the exons ATGGACTACTCCTACAACTCATTAGACAACTCTTCTCATGTTGTATTCCTTGTTCGTCGCTCCAATGTAACGTTGAGGCCTGGAACCGACTCACAGTATTGGCTGCTGTCAATCTTCGTCCCCGAAGCTGTTGCCATAGTAGCGGGGAATATCCTGGTGCTAATGGCATTCCTGGGCTCACCCATACTGCGCAAGCGCAAGAATTTCCTACTCGTCAATCTTGCAGTGGCTGATGGGCTTGTTGGAATGGTTTCTATGGTGATTTTCCTGACAATCAACTTTGCGGGGAGTCGCAGCTTTTCAAGTTTTATGCTG GTATATAATCTGTTTACGGGGCAAGACGTGTTGTTTGGCAGCGCTTCCATCTTCGCCTTGACATCTGTAGCTTTGGAGCGTATGTACGCCACCATGTACCCGCTGAAGCATCGCGTGCTCAGTAGAAGAGCGTACTTCGCGTGTATAGCTGCAGTCTGGAGTCaagctttattattatctcTATTTGCTGTATTTACCAGCATGGAACTCTTCATGGCCTTCATGTTACCTTCAATTCTACTCTCACTTTTCACCGTATCAGTTTGCTATTCCCTTATATGGTATAGAATTGTACAAGCAGGCTCAATTAAAGGGCAGAACAGACAAACAGATGTCACGCAAGTGGTATCTCGTGAGCGTGACCGAAGATTGACTGTCACGCTAGTTATTATAACAGTGCTCAGTTTAATCACGTGGCTACCTTTTCAACTTCTGAATATTTTGTTAGGAGCTGGTTGCCAGTGCCCAGTATCCCACGTTGTTTTGTGGGTCACCAAGTTCTTGCAGTATGGAAATTCGATCGTCAACCCTGTTGTCTACGCGCTAAGAATGGCGGGATTTCGCAAAGTTTTACGGAAGCAGTTTGCCTGGGCAGCGGCTAAAAACGATATGCAAGTTCAGAGCCCGACCAGGCGCGAAGACAGGACTTCGACTACTGCCGTGCCAAGGGGAAGTAGGAAGGAGTCTGTGACGCAGGAACACGCCCTTTAA
- the LOC5515116 gene encoding choline/ethanolamine kinase gives MAASPSSSKSKVFSLEERKIQAHKLCGEYLGGSWSEVSLNEFGFKVLTGGLSNEIFICNLPEHFAENKQEVRKVLFRIYGRLVGKLISNIHSLVAENVVFALLAEKKIAPKLYAIFPEGRLEEFLQAKSLTVAEIRSAENSVKIARKLREFHGLSLPLGKNPKWFWERCESLMRDAEIFSNENSEDALRLKKFFKTFDADNEYKIMRNIAESKAGPILFCHQDIQEGNILSVPRDVDNEGQQQYDLLFIDYEYCGYNYRGFDLANHFNEWMWDYKHEEAPYYLYNPELFPSLEQQLLFIRTYLGEQTNCHSQDKISPKEQELLDEVQRFALVSNFFWGMWSVVQAKMSNIEFGYLEYAFTRFDSYRRQKKKLGLE, from the exons ATGGCGGCTAGTCCTTCTTCTTCTAAAAGTAAAGTCTTTTCTTTGGAAGAACGTAAGATCCAGGCCCATAAACTTTGTGGTGAATATCTTGGAGGAAGCTGGAGTGAAGTGTCTCTGAATGAATTTGGTTTTAAAGTGCTCAC TGGTGGCCTCTCCAATGAGATTTTCATCTGTAACCTTCCAGAACACTTCGCTGAGAATAAACAAGAAGTTCGCAAAGTTCTGTTTAGAATATATGGAAGATTGGTTGGAAAACTAATAAGTAACATCCATTCTTTAGTAGCAGAGAATGTTGTGTTTGCTCTCCTTGCTGAGAAAAAGATTGCACCTAAACTTTATGCTATTTTTCCCGAAGGACGGCTTGAAGAATTTTTACAA GCAAAATCTTTAACTGTAGCTGAGATAAGATCTGCAGAAAATTCTGTTAAGATTGCAAGAAAGTTGAGGGAATTTCATGGTCTGAGTTTACCACTGGGGAAAAATCCTAAGTGGTTTTGGGAAAGATGTGAAAG CCTTATGAGAGATGctgaaatattttcaaatgaaaatagTGAGGATGCTTTGAGGCTGAAGAAATTCTTTAAAACCTTTGATGCAGATAATGAGTACAAGATTATGAG AAATATAGCAGAGTCTAAAGCAGGACCCATCCTCTTTTGCCACCAAGACATCCAGGAAG GTAATATTCTGTCTGTGCCAAGAGACGTGGATAATGAGGGACAGCAGCAGTATGACTTGCTATTTATTGACTATGAGTACTGTGGGTACAACTACAGAGGCTTTGATCTCGCTAACCATTTTAATGAATGGATGTGGGACTACAAACACGAAGAGGCGCCCTACTACTTGTATAATCCCGAGCTATTTCCCTCTTTAGAACAGCAG TTGCTATTCATAAGAACGTATCTAGGAGAGCAGACGAATTGCCACAGCCAGGATAAGATATCGCCTAAAGAACAAGAGTTACTTGATGAAGTACAAAG ATTTGCTTTGGTATCGAACTTTTTCTGGGGCATGTGGTCAGTAGTTCAAGCAAAGATGTCGAACATTGAATTTGGATATCTT GAATACGCTTTCACAAGATTCGACTCATACAgaagacaaaagaaaaaacttgGTTTGGAATAA